In Microvirga terrae, a single window of DNA contains:
- a CDS encoding RES family NAD+ phosphorylase produces MEHANPASISRDCPQAIAIKLRTNGSSGIAYDSVRDAKGECIAIFRPKVLFNCRQERQLT; encoded by the coding sequence GTGGAGCATGCAAATCCTGCATCCATTTCGCGAGATTGTCCTCAGGCGATCGCGATCAAACTCAGGACCAATGGCTCATCCGGTATCGCCTATGACAGCGTCCGTGATGCGAAGGGCGAATGCATCGCCATCTTCCGCCCGAAGGTGTTGTTCAACTGCCGTCAAGAGCGCCAACTCACCTAG
- a CDS encoding DUF1326 domain-containing protein yields the protein MIDWYVEGISFGSCNCDYGCPCQFERRPSHGNCRGFEVVRIDRGHFGDVPLGNLHVALFYAWPGAIFEGGGTMQAVIDERADERQRQALATIIHGGETQEAKTHWWVFHAMASTVHEPIFAPIAFEADIDRRRASVSIVGRLVASGRPIISPATGEEHRVRIDLPKGIEFELAEIGSASAQGWGPIPLELDDTYGQFNVLRLTGAGVVHARGRQPSDSPARYGDQSADSSWRKYGSF from the coding sequence ATGATTGACTGGTACGTGGAAGGAATCTCATTTGGCAGCTGCAACTGTGATTATGGCTGCCCCTGCCAATTCGAGCGAAGACCATCACACGGAAACTGCCGCGGTTTCGAGGTGGTCCGAATTGACAGAGGCCATTTTGGTGACGTGCCGTTGGGTAACCTGCACGTGGCTCTGTTCTATGCATGGCCAGGAGCCATCTTCGAGGGTGGTGGCACAATGCAGGCCGTCATCGACGAACGCGCGGACGAGCGTCAGCGTCAGGCTCTGGCCACGATTATTCACGGTGGAGAGACCCAGGAAGCGAAGACCCATTGGTGGGTCTTCCACGCCATGGCGAGCACGGTGCATGAGCCGATATTCGCACCGATTGCGTTCGAGGCTGACATCGATCGGCGAAGGGCCAGTGTTTCTATCGTGGGACGGCTCGTAGCGAGCGGACGACCGATCATCAGCCCTGCCACCGGCGAGGAACACCGAGTGCGAATTGACCTCCCGAAAGGGATAGAGTTTGAACTGGCTGAGATCGGTAGCGCCTCGGCCCAAGGATGGGGTCCGATTCCGCTTGAGCTCGACGATACCTATGGACAGTTCAATGTCCTGCGGCTCACAGGTGCCGGCGTAGTCCATGCCCGAGGCCGTCAACCATCGGACAGTCCCGCGCGCTACGGGGATCAAAGCGCAGATTCATCTTGGCGAAAGTATGGGAGTTTCTGA
- a CDS encoding DUF2182 domain-containing protein codes for MHWALDLFNLAVLQRDQVLVISGLAFITISAWAWTLIGASTIISSDGEMGDMIGSITMRVAPWSPSHAALIFLMWWIMMAAMMLPSAMPLVLLATSLHLRKDRGGSPSLMASALTAGYLAVWGSFSLCATLVQWGLEVSGFISPMTMAAGPVLAAAILIAAGLYQFSPIKGICLTRCRSPIGFIAEHWRPGAVGGFRMGLLHGGFCVGCCWFLMGLLFVGGIMNPFWIGGIALYVLLEKITPHGTCLIRASAATMVGAGIVVLAGAL; via the coding sequence ATGCACTGGGCGCTCGATCTTTTCAACCTTGCGGTGTTGCAGCGCGATCAAGTGCTGGTGATCTCTGGCCTCGCGTTCATTACAATCTCAGCATGGGCGTGGACGCTGATCGGCGCGAGTACAATAATAAGCTCCGACGGTGAAATGGGAGATATGATTGGTTCAATCACAATGCGCGTTGCCCCGTGGTCGCCGTCCCATGCGGCTCTGATCTTTCTGATGTGGTGGATTATGATGGCTGCAATGATGCTGCCCAGTGCCATGCCATTGGTCCTGCTCGCCACATCTCTCCACCTTCGCAAGGATCGGGGTGGGTCACCTTCTCTCATGGCAAGCGCTCTGACGGCCGGATATCTCGCGGTGTGGGGATCGTTCAGTCTCTGTGCTACCCTTGTCCAATGGGGCCTAGAAGTATCCGGCTTCATCTCCCCCATGACGATGGCGGCGGGTCCCGTCCTTGCTGCCGCCATCCTCATCGCCGCTGGTCTCTATCAGTTTTCGCCCATCAAGGGTATCTGCCTCACGCGCTGCCGTTCGCCCATCGGCTTCATCGCTGAACATTGGCGCCCCGGAGCCGTAGGCGGCTTCCGCATGGGCCTACTGCATGGCGGCTTTTGCGTCGGGTGCTGCTGGTTCCTGATGGGACTGCTGTTTGTCGGGGGCATTATGAACCCGTTTTGGATAGGGGGTATTGCCCTCTATGTCCTACTGGAAAAGATCACCCCGCACGGCACATGTCTGATCCGGGCGAGTGCGGCAACGATGGTCGGCGCCGGCATCGTAGTGCTGGCTGGAGCGCTCTGA
- a CDS encoding SDR family oxidoreductase: MAKTALVAGVSGVVGSATAALLAAEGWEVLGVARRLPAQTGVTPIAVDLHDAAALALALAEVKPEAVFITTWSRQATEAENIRVNAAMVRNLLNGLRPAGSVRHVALVTGLKHYLGPFEAYGKGTLPQTPFREDQGRLDVENFYYAQEDEVFTAAQRDGFTWSIHRPHTVIGKAVGNAMNMGTTLAVYATLCRETGRPFRFPGSAAQWNGLTDVTDARLLARHLLWAATTPAAINQAFNVVNGDVFRWNWMWARLAEWLDLDPAPFDGSVLPLEEQMEEDAPIWREIAEREGLFEPDLGRLASPWHTDADLGRPIEVVTDMSKSRRLGFTAYQPTDDAFFDPFAEFRADRLIP, from the coding sequence ATGGCTAAGACGGCGTTGGTGGCAGGAGTGAGCGGTGTCGTCGGGAGCGCAACGGCAGCGCTGCTGGCCGCTGAGGGCTGGGAGGTTCTCGGTGTGGCCCGAAGACTGCCAGCGCAGACGGGCGTGACGCCGATCGCGGTCGATCTCCACGACGCGGCCGCACTCGCATTGGCTCTTGCCGAGGTCAAGCCGGAGGCCGTGTTCATCACCACCTGGTCACGCCAGGCGACGGAAGCAGAGAACATCCGCGTCAATGCCGCCATGGTGCGCAATCTCCTGAATGGGCTGCGGCCGGCCGGCTCGGTCCGACACGTCGCACTGGTCACGGGTCTCAAGCACTACCTTGGCCCCTTTGAGGCCTATGGCAAGGGCACGCTCCCGCAGACACCGTTCCGCGAAGATCAAGGCCGGCTCGACGTCGAGAACTTCTACTATGCGCAGGAGGACGAGGTATTCACGGCAGCCCAGCGCGACGGTTTCACCTGGAGCATCCATCGCCCGCATACGGTCATCGGCAAGGCCGTGGGCAACGCCATGAACATGGGAACGACCCTGGCCGTCTATGCCACACTCTGCCGCGAGACGGGACGTCCCTTCCGCTTTCCAGGCTCGGCGGCACAATGGAATGGGTTGACCGACGTGACCGATGCCCGGCTGCTCGCCAGACATCTTCTCTGGGCAGCGACGACCCCTGCCGCCATTAATCAGGCATTCAACGTGGTCAACGGTGATGTCTTTCGCTGGAACTGGATGTGGGCACGCCTTGCCGAATGGTTGGACCTTGACCCCGCCCCGTTTGACGGGTCCGTCCTGCCCCTGGAAGAGCAGATGGAGGAGGACGCCCCTATTTGGCGTGAGATTGCCGAGCGCGAGGGCTTGTTTGAGCCAGACCTCGGCCGTCTTGCATCGCCTTGGCACACGGATGCGGATCTCGGAAGGCCGATCGAGGTCGTGACCGACATGTCGAAGAGCCGTCGTCTGGGCTTTACCGCCTACCAGCCGACCGATGACGCCTTCTTTGACCCCTTTGCAGAGTTCAGAGCTGACCGGTTGATCCCTTAA
- a CDS encoding cupin domain-containing protein: MFRVLEGRYRYEVEGRRFYAEEGDVVSIPGGAEHGFVNVTDKPARQYILITPALDAAAFITELAGVMKEGVPDRLVLDAFGARWQVEFPGPPVSRTETPTG; encoded by the coding sequence ATCTTCCGCGTCCTCGAAGGGCGCTACCGCTACGAGGTCGAGGGCCGCCGCTTCTATGCCGAGGAAGGCGATGTGGTGAGCATCCCGGGCGGCGCCGAGCATGGCTTTGTCAACGTGACCGATAAGCCTGCCCGCCAATACATCCTGATCACGCCGGCCCTGGATGCTGCTGCCTTCATCACCGAGCTTGCCGGCGTCATGAAGGAGGGTGTGCCGGACCGCTTGGTCCTCGACGCCTTCGGCGCCCGGTGGCAGGTGGAGTTCCCCGGACCGCCGGTGAGCCGCACCGAAACCCCGACGGGCTGA
- a CDS encoding HoxN/HupN/NixA family nickel/cobalt transporter: MYAAQRFRVAALYLTLAVLNVGAWLWALVVFWDNPSLLGVASVVYMLGLRHAVDADHIAAIDNATRQLVQNGQRPVATGFFFAVGHSALIVVVSILAAYAAATLEIFDSYRSLGEAVSTSVTITFLAGIAVLNAAILASTLKAYRRMKSGHGGSREQLEALLIGGGLFSRMFRPLFRFVNKSWHMMPVGFLFALSFDTATEIAIFGISATHAAQGLQPSLIVIFPILFAAGMSLVDATEGLLMLKVYDWAFIDPTRKIRYNLVVTSVSVVLAVFIATIQVVSIIGDKLSVHGPFWDTVYGLGDNFEVLGMLVIVLFLIIWAISLANARRAKPITVQD; this comes from the coding sequence ATGTACGCAGCTCAACGGTTTAGAGTTGCTGCTCTCTATCTCACTCTGGCAGTACTGAATGTTGGGGCCTGGCTCTGGGCACTTGTTGTCTTCTGGGATAATCCCTCGCTTCTGGGTGTCGCCTCTGTCGTGTATATGCTCGGCCTCCGGCACGCAGTCGATGCCGATCACATCGCCGCAATTGACAATGCAACTCGCCAACTGGTTCAGAATGGGCAACGTCCAGTGGCAACTGGCTTCTTCTTTGCTGTAGGGCATTCGGCTCTCATCGTGGTTGTCTCAATCTTAGCGGCATATGCCGCGGCCACCCTGGAGATCTTCGACAGTTACCGCTCTCTCGGAGAGGCCGTTAGCACGTCTGTGACTATCACGTTCCTCGCTGGGATCGCCGTTTTGAATGCCGCAATCCTAGCTTCCACCCTCAAAGCGTACCGTCGCATGAAATCAGGTCACGGAGGCTCGCGGGAGCAACTGGAAGCACTGTTGATTGGGGGCGGTTTGTTCTCGCGCATGTTTCGACCGTTGTTTCGATTCGTGAATAAGAGCTGGCATATGATGCCTGTGGGCTTTCTGTTTGCCCTGAGCTTCGATACCGCAACTGAGATTGCAATCTTCGGTATTTCCGCAACCCATGCTGCACAGGGACTGCAGCCAAGCTTGATAGTAATCTTTCCTATCCTGTTCGCCGCAGGCATGTCGCTTGTCGACGCAACTGAGGGTCTCCTTATGTTGAAAGTGTACGACTGGGCGTTTATCGATCCTACGCGGAAAATCCGTTACAACTTGGTTGTGACGTCGGTTTCTGTAGTATTGGCTGTGTTCATCGCTACGATACAAGTGGTGAGCATCATTGGTGACAAACTGTCGGTTCACGGGCCATTCTGGGACACTGTTTACGGACTTGGTGACAACTTCGAAGTGCTTGGCATGCTGGTGATTGTGCTTTTCCTCATAATATGGGCGATAAGCCTTGCAAACGCTCGGCGCGCGAAGCCTATCACCGTTCAGGATTAG
- a CDS encoding aquaporin, translating into MRAGDHSGICYYERNSSVPLVKRATAEALGTMLLSIVVAGSVFSSSLWSQPGHVSGALAIPGALGSLILAFGPLSGGHFNPVFTLLQWLSGERDGPSTMSYVLAQVLGAALGIQLARLLFGIQSTDSSEAADVLRSAASEFIVSAGLVAVVLCCVRASRIEVVPVVAAGWLMACISAAPSSLANPALSFALLGASRITEQSVVGAVIYIVSQLAGGALAQLTINTLYRNFGSPVRASIDPVLASSVLGVSAESSAQTGEEHSRVIGSSHSTSRSS; encoded by the coding sequence ATGAGAGCGGGCGATCACAGCGGCATATGCTACTACGAGCGCAATAGCAGTGTCCCGCTCGTCAAACGTGCAACCGCCGAAGCGCTCGGGACGATGCTACTTTCCATCGTGGTTGCCGGATCGGTGTTCTCCTCTTCCTTATGGAGTCAGCCGGGGCACGTCTCGGGCGCGTTAGCAATACCTGGGGCGCTTGGCAGTCTCATACTGGCCTTTGGGCCTCTGTCGGGAGGTCATTTCAACCCCGTATTCACTCTACTTCAATGGCTTTCAGGTGAGCGAGATGGACCAAGTACCATGAGCTATGTTCTAGCTCAGGTGCTTGGGGCAGCATTGGGAATACAACTCGCACGTTTGCTTTTTGGGATCCAATCTACGGATTCGTCCGAAGCAGCAGACGTCCTTCGCAGTGCCGCGAGCGAATTCATAGTGAGCGCTGGACTCGTAGCCGTCGTACTTTGTTGCGTTCGCGCCTCTCGGATTGAGGTTGTACCGGTCGTAGCAGCAGGCTGGCTAATGGCGTGCATCTCTGCAGCTCCCTCCTCGTTAGCTAACCCGGCACTATCCTTTGCGCTCCTCGGTGCAAGTCGTATTACTGAACAATCGGTAGTTGGCGCGGTCATCTACATCGTGTCTCAGTTGGCCGGAGGTGCCCTAGCGCAACTTACCATCAACACTCTCTACCGAAATTTTGGTAGTCCAGTGCGGGCGAGCATCGATCCAGTATTAGCGTCCTCTGTCCTAGGTGTATCGGCGGAGTCAAGCGCACAAACAGGTGAGGAGCATAGCAGGGTAATTGGATCATCTCACAGCACAAGCCGGAGTTCGTGA
- a CDS encoding SH3-like domain-containing protein: MSGSEHLLTRLPNDIGGLPADQISRVEHELEPWEKRCHALADVLDYHKIINTEEKRRGVEALGSEVIAHLSYYERWIAAFANILFEKGILTPEELARKMEAVEQNWAATLSEVERRMGS; encoded by the coding sequence ATGTCAGGATCTGAACACCTGTTAACACGTCTCCCCAATGACATCGGTGGTCTTCCCGCAGATCAGATCAGCAGAGTTGAGCATGAACTCGAACCGTGGGAGAAGCGCTGCCACGCGCTTGCCGACGTCTTAGACTATCACAAGATCATCAACACAGAGGAGAAGCGTCGTGGGGTTGAAGCTCTTGGAAGTGAGGTTATCGCCCACCTTAGCTATTATGAGCGGTGGATTGCCGCGTTCGCCAATATTTTGTTTGAAAAGGGAATATTAACGCCCGAGGAACTCGCCCGAAAAATGGAAGCGGTGGAGCAGAATTGGGCCGCAACGCTGTCCGAAGTTGAACGGAGAATGGGATCGTGA
- the nthA gene encoding nitrile hydratase subunit alpha has protein sequence MAHSEHHHHSHSEISNTSAPSYFDVMEAAVQELLIEKGLIKPGEIRRQIEVLDSRTPALGAKVVARAWIDPEFRQRLLENGRAACEELDISFYDDTQLVVLENTPRVHNLVVCTLCSCYPRPVLGLPPDWYKLKPYRARAVYEPRAVLAEFGTHVPDDVEVRVSDSTAMVRYLVLPMRPESTEHLNEEQLAALVTRDSMIGVVPALNSDGGV, from the coding sequence GTGGCTCATTCTGAACACCATCACCATTCACACAGCGAGATCTCCAATACCAGCGCTCCTAGCTATTTCGACGTGATGGAGGCCGCTGTTCAAGAACTCCTCATCGAAAAAGGCTTGATCAAGCCGGGAGAGATCAGGCGCCAAATTGAAGTACTCGACTCAAGAACTCCTGCGCTTGGAGCAAAGGTAGTGGCACGCGCGTGGATTGATCCCGAATTTCGCCAACGTCTTCTGGAGAACGGCCGCGCGGCCTGTGAGGAACTGGACATTAGTTTCTACGACGATACGCAGCTGGTTGTTCTTGAGAACACCCCGAGGGTGCACAACCTCGTTGTTTGTACCCTTTGCTCCTGCTACCCGCGACCTGTGCTAGGCCTCCCACCTGACTGGTACAAGCTAAAGCCGTACCGAGCGCGTGCAGTTTACGAGCCACGTGCCGTTCTCGCAGAGTTTGGAACGCATGTTCCAGATGACGTCGAGGTCCGCGTCAGCGACTCGACAGCAATGGTTCGCTATCTTGTCCTTCCAATGCGTCCAGAGTCCACAGAACACCTAAATGAGGAGCAACTGGCAGCTCTCGTCACGCGAGATTCAATGATTGGTGTTGTGCCCGCTCTCAATAGCGACGGGGGAGTTTAA
- a CDS encoding SH3-like domain-containing protein → MNELSQNDLSKSEQPVAALGEIPAFGPGDQVRILTRSPIGHYRVPSYLRGQRATVLSVVRPRAIDNEEEGYGKNAGWKGYYYRIAVPMASIWSSYNGSSSDRLQIDIFETWLAGE, encoded by the coding sequence ATGAATGAACTGTCCCAGAACGATCTGTCAAAGTCCGAGCAGCCCGTCGCAGCACTCGGTGAAATTCCAGCCTTTGGACCTGGAGACCAAGTGAGAATCCTCACCCGTTCACCCATCGGCCATTATCGTGTTCCATCGTACTTACGCGGACAGCGGGCTACCGTGCTGTCGGTTGTCCGGCCCAGAGCGATTGACAATGAAGAGGAAGGTTACGGCAAAAATGCTGGATGGAAGGGCTATTACTATCGAATCGCCGTTCCAATGGCTTCGATTTGGTCGAGCTACAATGGATCCTCATCTGACAGACTTCAGATCGACATCTTCGAAACCTGGCTCGCGGGAGAGTAA